AGCAATCGAAGAACAAACTGAGCAGGACTTGTCAGGACAGTCTCAGATCGGTCAAAGCCAAACTGAAGGACTAATTTCACCCTTAATTTTGCTGGCAGAAGACAACGAGGCTAATATTGCTACATTCTCCTGTTACCTCGAAGCTAAGGGCTACCGCATTTTATTGGCAACTGATGGACAACAGGCGATCGATTTTGCCAAAGCAGAGCAGCCCGATTTGATTTTGATGGATATCCAGATGCCAGTTATTGATGGATTAGAGGCAATTAAACAAATTCGTCTCGATCCCAATTTAGTTAATATTCCGATTATCGCCTTAACGGCTCTGGCTATGGCAGGCGATCGCGATCGATGTCTAGCAGCAGGAGCTAATGACTATCTCTCTAAACCCGTCAAGCTCAAACAACTTAATCTCTTAATTCAGCAAGTTTTAGAATCCGTAAAATAAAAAACCGACCAAACCCAAGAAGACGAGTGGCGGTGCGAAGCACCGCCACTCGTCTTCTTGAATTTTATATAGCTTTCGCCATTCTTGTTAGGACATAAAACCCAAATAGTGAGAGGCGGCGCTTTGCGCCGCCTCTCACTATTTGGGCTCAAATTAAAACCCAAGAATTGAATGGCGGCGCAAAGCGCCGCCATTCAATTCTTGGGCTTGGCGACAGCTATAAAACTACACTTTTGGTAACTGGTACTGCGCGATAATTCGCTTCGCAAATTCAGGGACGTGGGCTTCTAGTTTTTTGGGATAGTTGCGGCGCACGTAGAGATAATTGCGGACAAAGTGAGAATCTATGGAAAACCGCCCATATTCCAAACCTTTTGGTCCAATTTTATTCACTACAAAGCTAATGATCCAAGCTAGCCAAATTGGTAAAGTCACTGCTTGATCGTATGCCGAGATACCCTGTTGCACAGCCGCACGGCGATCGCCTCCAGAGATCACAGGCTGAGTCTGCAATTGATCCTTGATTAACTCCAGCATCTCTTTGCCAGTCTCGTTTCGCACCACGATCCATTGCCAGCCAAAGGTTGCGCCCATATAGCCCACAACGATATCAGCGAGAGCATTGGTGTAATCAAAGCAAGTCATGCAGGATGGCGCAAATACATCCTTGAGTTCCTTTGTATTTAAGCCAAAGAAAGGTACTAACTCCGTCGAACCATCGGAATGCTTGAAATGCACGTTAAAGTCCTGCATGAATTCATAATGCACTACCGTTTCAGGCGATCGGCTGGTGGTATCCAGAAATTTCTGTAACCCTTCTCGCGTGACATTATCCGTACAGGGTGTCCCCAATACATAGAGTTTTTCTAAGCCCAGTTTTTTCTCGACGGTGCGTAAAGCTTGAATTTGGCAACCTACACCGATCGCCAAAAGCCTCTTGATCCCCGACTGCTCGATCTGCTCTAAAACTGAAAGATTGGGCGAAAGTGTCGGTTTATTCACCCGCGCCGCCAAAATTTCCTCACGATTTCGGGCAATTATAGGCTGCGGTTTAAAGCGATCATCTTTGCTTGATTGCACACAAACTACACCTTCAACCAAGCCACGCTCTAACATCTCGATCGCTAAGGTAGATACAATTCCCGTCCATTGCGCTCCTTCAATGGGTTCAGTTTTACGGGCGGCGATCATTTCTTGGTGTACACCAAAGTATAGTTCTTGCTCATTATCAAGATCGCGCGATCGACCGTGGGACTGAGTTTCGAGTTCGTCAATATGCTGTGTGATAAACGCGCAAGCCTCTTTGACATAATGAATGTAATAGGTATCACAGAGACCACACTCACTGCATAATTCTTTCGCAGGACGACGCTTTGTATCTGCAAGGGCTTTGGCTTTGCGATGGGATGGGGCAACCGACATTTTGCTATTTCTGACTAAATTGATCTTGCTAGATCATAACTTTTTTGGGGTGTTGAGGATATCTGAGAACGCAAAGCATTCTTCTTAGCTTAGACAAAGGGGGCGCAAAGCGCCCCTCTCTGTTTAAACTAAAGGAATTGAGATACAAAGCTTTGTACCTACATTTTCTTGGCTTTGAATGACGACGTTACCGCCATAAAACTCAACCAAAGTCTTTGCTAAAGACAAACCTAATCCAATACCTTGTTGTTCATAGAATTGTCGCTCAAACTGGATAAATGCACCG
This genomic stretch from Pseudanabaena galeata CCNP1313 harbors:
- a CDS encoding Coenzyme F420 hydrogenase/dehydrogenase, beta subunit C-terminal domain, yielding MSVAPSHRKAKALADTKRRPAKELCSECGLCDTYYIHYVKEACAFITQHIDELETQSHGRSRDLDNEQELYFGVHQEMIAARKTEPIEGAQWTGIVSTLAIEMLERGLVEGVVCVQSSKDDRFKPQPIIARNREEILAARVNKPTLSPNLSVLEQIEQSGIKRLLAIGVGCQIQALRTVEKKLGLEKLYVLGTPCTDNVTREGLQKFLDTTSRSPETVVHYEFMQDFNVHFKHSDGSTELVPFFGLNTKELKDVFAPSCMTCFDYTNALADIVVGYMGATFGWQWIVVRNETGKEMLELIKDQLQTQPVISGGDRRAAVQQGISAYDQAVTLPIWLAWIISFVVNKIGPKGLEYGRFSIDSHFVRNYLYVRRNYPKKLEAHVPEFAKRIIAQYQLPKV